A segment of the Streptomyces sp. NBC_01235 genome:
ACTTGAGGGTGACCTACCACCACAACCACTTCAGCAACGTCTACTCGCGCATCCCCAGCCTGCGCTTCGGCACCGGCCACTTCTACGACAACTACGTCGTCGGAGCCGAGACGGCCGTCCACTCGCGCATGGGCGCCCAGATGCTCGTCGAGAACAACGTCTTCCGCTCGACGGCGGTCGCCGTCACCACGAACCGCGACAGCGACGCGGACGGCTACGCCAACCTGACCGGCAACGACCTCGGCGGAGCCGCGACCGAGGTGTCGCAGGTCGGGACGTTCACCAAGCCGCCGTACGACTACACCGCCGAGCCCGCCTCGTCCGTCGTCGCCTCGGTGACGTCCGGCGCGGGCGCCGGAAAGCTCTGACCGTTCGGAGCACCGTCCAGAGCACGATCCGGAAGGACTCCCCCATCCCCCACCTGGAAGAAGGCATCGGGACATGACTTCACCAGCACCTTCACCAGCTCCTCGGCGCACCCGCGGGCGCGCCCTCACCGGCGGGCTGGCCGCCGCCGGCCTCACTGTTGGCATGATCATGACCAGTGGCGCGCTCACTCCCGCGAGCGCCGCCACCTGGCCCACCCCCACCAGCAGCAAGGCGGTGACCGCCACCATCCCGGTCTCCGGCACCAAGGACTACGGAATGCAGCGCCTGTACGGCAGCGGCGACCTCGGCAGCGGTGGCCAGAACGAGGACCAGGACCCGATCCTGGAGCTCGCGGCCGGCGCCGTCCTGAAGAACGTCATCATCGGCGCGCCCGCCGCCGACGGCATCCACTGCCTGGGCAGTTGCACGCTGCAGAACGTCTGGTGGGAGGACGTCGGCGAGGACGCGGCGACCTTCCTCGGCTCCTCGTCGTCCAACGTCTACACCGTCTCCGGCGGCGGGGCGAAGGAGGCCAGCGACAAGGTGTTCCAGTTCAACGGCGCCGGGACGCTGAACGTCTCGAACTTCGCCGTCAAGAACTTCGGTACCTTCGTGCGCAGTTGCGGCAACTGCAAGAGCGCCCAGTACAAGCGCACGATCAACCTCAACACCATCGAGGCGACGTACAAGGGCGGCCGGCTCGTCGGTATCAACACCAACTACGGCGACAGCGCGACCCTGAGGAAGATCACCATCGTCGGGGACAGCAGCAAGAAGATCGTCCCGTGCCAGAAGTACATCGGCAACAACACGGGCGCGGAGCCGCCCAAGAACGGCTCTGACGCCGACGGCACGTACTGCAAGTACTCCTCGTCCGACATCACCTACAAGTAGACCCCCCACGGTGAACCCGGCCGTACGAAGCGCACCCGCACGGCGCTTCGTACGGCCGCCGTGTCAGTGCCCCATGGCTCCTGCGATCTCCGCCTGGTACTGCGCGTAGGCGGCACGCAGGGCCGTACCCGGCCAGTTCGCCGGGAGGAGTTCCGGGGGCAGCACGGGGTCGGCGAGCAGATGGCGTACGACCGCGGCGAAGGCCGTGAGGAGGTCGGCGGGGCGGTCCGCCTGCGCGATGTGGGCGAGCAGGGCGTCCGCGGTGGCCGCCCAGGTGTCCAACGGCCACAGGTCCGCGGCCAGTTCGCGCGCGGGCCGGTCGGGACGGGTGGTGTAGGACTGGGTCACCGGGGCCAGGTCGTCCGGCAGGGGGCGGCTGAGGTTGGCAGGGCGCAGCCAGACGCCCTCGCGGAGTTCGGCCAGGCGCAGTGCGGTCAACCGGGCACGCAGGTCGGCGCGTTCGGCGGGGCCGCGGCCCGTCGCCGTGATGACCACCATCTCCCAGTCGCCGTCCCACGCGCGCGCGGGGGCGTCCACCGCGTCGTCCTGGCGGCGCTGGCGGGCCAGCAGACGGTCACTGAGCCGGTAGACGGCGTCGGTGCGGCGCAGGTCACCGGCGGCCACCATGCGACTGAGTGCGGCACGCAGCGTGGAGCCGCCGACACCGAAGGGCTCCACCGCGCGGACGAGCTCCTTGACCGGAAGCTCCGGCGGGTGCGTGCCCAGCAGCAGGCTCAGTACGACCGACCGCGCGGACAACGGCCGCAGGTCGACCCCGCCGGCCTGCTCCGACACGTTCATGCGCATGGGCACGTACTGTACGCGGCGCCTCCTTGTTGCATCATTGCTACGATCGCATAGAACGTGCAACATGACGGCATGGACCCGACACCCGCACCCTCGCGGCCTCAGCCGCAGTACGCCACGCACGACGTCGTCAACCAGCCCCCGCCGCTGACGCCGTACGACGCCTCCGAGGACACCGCCCTGCTGGAGGGACTGCGCCGGGAAGACGCCGGATGGGCCGAGGAAGGCGTCCGACGGCTCGGCCTGCGGGCGGGCAGCGCCCAGGCGCAGGAGTGGGGCGACATGGCCAACGCCCACGAGCCGGTGCTGCGTACCCACGACCGGTACGGCAACCGCGTCGACGAGGTCGACTTCCATCCCAGCTGGCACCACCTGCTGCGGGCCGCGGTCGCCGAGGGGCTGGCGGGTGCGCCGTGGGCCGACGACCGGCCGGGTGCCCATGTCGCCCGCACCGCGGGCGGGTTGGTGTGGGGACACACCGACGCCGGGCACGGCTGTCCGACGTCGATGACGTACGCGGCCGTGCCCGCGCTGCGCGCACAGCCGGAGCTGGCGAAGATCTACGAACCCCTGCTGACCGGCCGGGAGTACGACCCGGAGCTCCGGGTGCCGACCGAGAAGCCCGGACTGCTCGCCGGCATGGGGATGACCGAGAAGCAGGGCGGCTCCGACGTCCGCACGAACACCACCACGGCGACGCCGACGGCCGAGCCCGGCGTGTACACGCTGCGCGGGCACAAGTGGTTCACGTCGGCGCCGATGTGCGACGTGTTCCTGGTACTGGCACAGGCATCCCCTCACGGGGGAAAAGGGGCGCTGTCGTGCTTCCTGGTACCGCGGATCCTGCCCGACGGCAGCCGCAACACCTTCCGCATCCAGCGGCTCAAGGACAAGCTGGGCAACCGGTCCAACGCCT
Coding sequences within it:
- a CDS encoding pectate lyase translates to MTSPAPSPAPRRTRGRALTGGLAAAGLTVGMIMTSGALTPASAATWPTPTSSKAVTATIPVSGTKDYGMQRLYGSGDLGSGGQNEDQDPILELAAGAVLKNVIIGAPAADGIHCLGSCTLQNVWWEDVGEDAATFLGSSSSNVYTVSGGGAKEASDKVFQFNGAGTLNVSNFAVKNFGTFVRSCGNCKSAQYKRTINLNTIEATYKGGRLVGINTNYGDSATLRKITIVGDSSKKIVPCQKYIGNNTGAEPPKNGSDADGTYCKYSSSDITYK
- a CDS encoding PaaX family transcriptional regulator C-terminal domain-containing protein — translated: MRMNVSEQAGGVDLRPLSARSVVLSLLLGTHPPELPVKELVRAVEPFGVGGSTLRAALSRMVAAGDLRRTDAVYRLSDRLLARQRRQDDAVDAPARAWDGDWEMVVITATGRGPAERADLRARLTALRLAELREGVWLRPANLSRPLPDDLAPVTQSYTTRPDRPARELAADLWPLDTWAATADALLAHIAQADRPADLLTAFAAVVRHLLADPVLPPELLPANWPGTALRAAYAQYQAEIAGAMGH
- a CDS encoding acyl-CoA dehydrogenase family protein, with product MDPTPAPSRPQPQYATHDVVNQPPPLTPYDASEDTALLEGLRREDAGWAEEGVRRLGLRAGSAQAQEWGDMANAHEPVLRTHDRYGNRVDEVDFHPSWHHLLRAAVAEGLAGAPWADDRPGAHVARTAGGLVWGHTDAGHGCPTSMTYAAVPALRAQPELAKIYEPLLTGREYDPELRVPTEKPGLLAGMGMTEKQGGSDVRTNTTTATPTAEPGVYTLRGHKWFTSAPMCDVFLVLAQASPHGGKGALSCFLVPRILPDGSRNTFRIQRLKDKLGNRSNASSEPEFDGTVAWLVGPEGRGVKTIIEMVNCTRLDCVMMSATLMRKTLVEAGHHARHRSAFGARLVDQPLMRNVLADLALESEAATTLTLRLAGAADRAIRGDAGEAAFRRIATAVGKYWVTKRGPAFTAEALECLGGNGYVEESGMPRHYREAPLLSIWEGSGNVNALDVLRALRREPGTAQALFDELALARGADARLDAAVVRLEGLLAAGSETGARRLVEQMALALQASLLVRHAPPAVADAFCATRLGGDWGYAFGTLPDGADVDGILERSLPVPN